In Desulfonatronovibrio magnus, a single genomic region encodes these proteins:
- a CDS encoding nucleotidyltransferase domain-containing protein → MANAKNEIIKDVKKYIVELNKHGIFVQKAILFGSWTKGYAHEDSDIDVALISEAFTDDRFQDRRRIVPLRRNINTKIEPMPYSPLSFDAGGHLVDEIKHFGEIISIP, encoded by the coding sequence ATGGCTAATGCAAAAAATGAAATCATCAAAGACGTAAAAAAATATATAGTTGAGCTTAATAAGCACGGGATTTTTGTACAGAAGGCTATCCTATTTGGATCATGGACAAAAGGGTATGCCCATGAAGATAGCGATATTGATGTAGCTCTGATTTCAGAAGCATTCACAGATGATCGCTTTCAGGACAGGCGAAGGATTGTTCCTTTACGTAGAAACATTAACACCAAAATTGAGCCAATGCCCTATAGTCCATTGTCATTTGATGCAGGCGGTCATCTTGTTGATGAAATCAAACATTTTGGAGAAATAATTTCAATCCCATGA